A stretch of Girardinichthys multiradiatus isolate DD_20200921_A chromosome 20, DD_fGirMul_XY1, whole genome shotgun sequence DNA encodes these proteins:
- the LOC124857417 gene encoding uncharacterized protein LOC124857417, which yields MGCWLSGPWMGDQTMSGRSLAHLNQRDALRIIAASQRPITLQIKGQRRRGNEGDRGSWEPLPLNLQHLNLPLPMRGAGINTSSPSYPDRHYYGHLSLPQDHCDGGRYSYMSSSPRDTVEINHQDLELARRRQKKKNCLMGCCNPDLDEPTTCHSQTDDEDFILEKPLGFMPLHHELDSGLGWTDGSLHQGELSGLETEEGGLEDCHPHGNFATAGCGGFGGGGSPSSESFISSELSDSGFYSVSTGEFRHFQRLLEKRMRLYNARMQHQGEPCERRERRDSCPKSHRELLESIPEALTIQPPCQHLQHGVEDGAGPVMDVQPRGLFRVSSVQFHKADRPCLNRHSSSSGALFNPSYAAVPRINAPVLSTCSTPSSHRRPQIPMQQQYNHQGSSSVGMLRRSRTLHHRPPPQEYRRRASHPASPSYCAATLHYCGGVMPHNILPAGLPEEGELEAGVMASHPTGMALSPQQHPVALGHVRGTNTNERCYDNNLSGQINQNDWWHTQDRGLMPEPVMAERDREMERELEQKRQLQKEKELEREREREREREIEREREREREREAKLQEEKERERQLELERSRAREQQHLQSHVVPPQAGDVNDTWPKPASRQSYGGGGSRGLYSTLEGHTGVGTAAECVAKNGQINANSSPNPSSSLQPKPNSSSRSNTTSRVTRSQLLRDRAHQLADERSGMSTDEETNTDMLLGRYWSRTERREHFLLAREQKQQQLLARGGPVRDAISWGGASIGEEGLVESRGVGPFAERRCKTVLELSQRKLSRLRNRKLLDDWTTVEELLTHGTRLDNQEDMLCPSSLLTVTTV from the exons ATGGGCTGTTGGCTTTCTGGACCATGGATGGGTGACCAAACG ATGAGTGGGCGGAGTCTAGCGCACCTTAACCAGCGGGATGCTTTAAGGATTATTGCTGCGAGTCAGCGCCCCATCACCTTGCAGATCAAGGGCCAAAGGAGGCGGGGCAATGAGGGAGACAGGGGCTCCTGGGAACCCCTGCCGCTCAACTTGCAGCACCTCAACCTACCGCTTCCAATGAGGGGGGCAGGAATTAACACATCTAGCCCCTCCTACCCAGATAg acattATTACGGTCATCTGTCTCTGCCACAAGATCACTGTGATGGAGGACGGTATAGCTACATGTCTAGCTCTCCACGGGACACCGTGGAAATCAACCATCAG GATCTAGAACTCGCCCGTCGTcgacaaaaaaagaagaactgCCTGATGGGATGTTGCAATCCTGACTTAGATGAACCTACCACCTGCCACAGCCAG ACAGATGATGAGGACTTCATCCTAGAGAAGCCATTGGGTTTCATGCCCCTCCACCATGAGTTGGACAGTGGCCTGGGTTGGACGGATGGCTCCCTCCATCAGGGTGAGCTCTCAGGACTAGAGACAGAGGAGGGAGGTCTGGAAGACTGCCATCCACATGGGAACTTTGCCACAGCAGGGTGTGGGGGGTTCGGAGGTGGGGGATCTCCGTCCTCAGAGTCTTTCATTTCGTCAGAGCTCAGCGACTCAGGCTTCTACAGTGTAAGCACTGGGGAGTTCAGGCACTTCCAGAGGCTCCTAGAAAAAAGGATGCGTCTGTACAATGCCAGGATGCAGCATCAGGGTGAGCCATGTGAGAGACGCGAGAGGCGTGACAGCTGCCCCAAGAGCCACAGAGAGCTGCTCGAGTCTATACCAGAGGCCTTGACGATACAGCCCCCATGTCAGCACCTACAGCATGGGGTGGAGGATGGAGCTGGGCCAGTCATGGACGTCCAGCCTCGTGGACTTTTCAG GGTTTCATCAGTCCAGTTCCATAAAGCTGACCGACCATGTCTGAACCGTCACAGTTCCAGCAGTGGAGCCCTCTTCAACCCCTCCTATGCAGCAGTCCCACGAATTAATGCTCCGGTCCTCTCCACCTGCAGCACACCCTCCAGCCATCGAAGACCACAAATACCCATGCAGCAGCAGTACAACCACCAGGGTTCAAGCTCGGTAGGGATGCTAAGGAGAAGTCGAACCCTGCACCATCGACCTCCTCCACAGGAATACCGCCGCCGGGCCAGCCACCCAGCATCACCTTCCTATTGTGCTGCAACTCTGCACTACTGTGGAGGTGTCATGCCACACAACATccttccagcagggctgccAGAGGAAGGTGAGCTAGAGGCTGGTGTGATGGCTTCTCACCCAACAGGCATGGCCTTGTCACCCCAACAACACCCGGTTGCTTTGGGGCACGTCAGGGGCACCAACACCAATGAGCGATGCTATGACAACAACTTGAGTGGCCAGATCAATCAAAATGACTGGTGGCACACTCAAGATAGAGGCTTAATGCCTGAGCCAGTGATGGCAGAAAGAGACAGGGAGATGGAGAGGGAATTGGAACAAAAAAGACAACTGCAAAAGGAAAAGGAGctggagagggagagagaaagggaaaGGGAAAGAGAgattgagagagagagagagagggagagggagagggagGCAAAGCTGCAagaggagaaggaaagagaaaggcAACTGGAGCTGGAAAGGAGCAGAGCTAGAGAGCAGCAGCACCTCCAGAGTCATGTCGTCCCTCCCCAGGCAGGAGACGTCAATGACACCTGGCCAAAACCAGCCAGTCGTCAGTCCTATGGTGGTGGAGGAAGTAGAGGTCTCTACAGcactttggagggccacacagGTGTTGGAACTGCTGCTGAATGTGTGGCAAAGAATGGACAAATAAATGCAAACTCAAGTCCTAATCCCAGTTCCAGTCTGCAGCCAAAACCTAATTCAAGCTCTAGATCCAACACAACCTCACGAGTCACAAGGAGCCAGTTGCTCAGAGATCGGGCTCATCAGCTGGCAGATGAACGGAGTGGAATGAGCACCGATGAAGAGACCAACACTGACATGCTCCTGGGTCGCTACTGGAGTCGAACAGAGAGAAGAGAACATTTCCTGTTGGCTCGGGAGCAAAAGCAGCAACAGCTGCTGGCCAGAGGTGGGCCTGTACGAGATGCTATTAGCTGGGGAGGAGCATCTATTGGAGAAGAAGGCTTGGTGGAAAGCAGGGGAGTTGGACCTTTTGCTGAGAGACGATGCAAGACTGTCCTGGAACTGAGTCAAAGGAAGCTGAGTCGTCTGAGGAACAGAAAGCTGTTGGATGACTGGACAACTGTAGAAGAGCTGCTGACTCATGGGACCAGGTTGGACAACCAGGAGGACATGTTATGTCCAAGCTCCCTGTTGACAGTCACCACTGTCTAA